A window of Deinococcus detaillensis contains these coding sequences:
- a CDS encoding thioredoxin domain-containing protein → MAKLKKNQVSKHRKQGRRSPPPPKKKAPSSGTGLVIGTLLAAFLIAAVVFFLRPSDQTSSAVRTFDLTGQPLLGQADAPVTMVVVEDFKCPACRAFEASVMPQLISKYVDSGTLKVASLTWPFLAKARNLPIDDSLLAAEAAKCVYDQQESAGYFAYSKLLFGSQEDETRVWATKDKLKQLASSLAKLNQTKFGQCLDSDATKARVLNDQKQILAAGVSSTPSIFVGGKLVAQNSLEAISAAVEAASQ, encoded by the coding sequence ATGGCAAAGCTCAAAAAGAACCAAGTGTCCAAGCACCGCAAGCAAGGCCGCAGATCTCCGCCGCCGCCCAAAAAGAAAGCGCCCTCCAGTGGTACTGGACTGGTAATCGGCACGCTGCTGGCCGCCTTCCTCATCGCCGCAGTGGTGTTTTTCTTGCGGCCCAGCGATCAAACCAGCAGCGCCGTGCGAACCTTTGACCTGACTGGTCAACCCCTCCTCGGCCAAGCCGACGCCCCCGTGACGATGGTTGTCGTCGAAGATTTCAAGTGTCCGGCTTGCCGCGCCTTCGAGGCCAGCGTCATGCCGCAGCTCATCAGCAAATATGTGGACAGCGGCACGCTCAAAGTCGCTTCGCTGACCTGGCCCTTTTTGGCCAAAGCGCGGAACTTGCCCATTGACGATTCGCTGCTGGCCGCCGAGGCCGCCAAGTGCGTCTACGATCAACAGGAGAGCGCCGGGTATTTTGCTTATTCCAAACTGCTGTTCGGCAGTCAGGAAGACGAAACCCGCGTCTGGGCCACCAAAGACAAGCTCAAGCAACTCGCCAGCAGCCTAGCGAAACTGAATCAAACCAAATTCGGTCAATGCTTAGACAGCGACGCCACCAAAGCCCGGGTGCTCAACGATCAAAAACAGATTCTGGCCGCCGGAGTCAGCAGCACGCCCAGCATTTTTGTCGGCGGCAAATTGGTGGCCCAAAACAGCTTGGAGGCTATCAGCGCGGCGGTAGAAGCAGCAAGTCAGTAA